In Bacteroidetes bacterium GWF2_43_63, the genomic stretch GCCAGAATGTCGCCTCCGGCGACAATTTCGGGATGGGAAAACGCGCCCCCAGTGCGGCCTCAGCTAGACTGCCCCCAAAGATAATCCCCAAGTTGGAAATGCATAGAATTGTCGATTGCTGCTGAAAAACAATCTTTACGAGCAGCCAAAAAATATTACTTTTGCATCCAAAGCAAAACAAAATGGACGAAATTCAGGAAGTGACGCAGCCCGCAAAGGAAGTAAAGAATCTTGTTTCCATCGAAAACGCCGGTGTACGCCATGGCGACAATGTGATTCTTGAAAACGTTTCATTCAACATTGGGGCGGGAGAGTTCGTCTATTTTCTGGGCCGCACGGGCTCCGGCAAATCGAGTGTTATGAAAATGCTTTATGCGGATCTGCCTTTCGAAGGCGCTGTTGGAAACGTGCTGGGTTATGACCTTACAAAAATCCGTACACGCGAAATCCCGCATCTGAGGCGGAAAATGGGCATGGTCTTTCAGGATTTTCAATTACTGACCGACAGGAATGTGAGAGAGAATCTGTTGTTTGTGTTGCAGGCCACCGGCTGGAAAGATCGTGAAGCTATGGATTCGCGCATCGACAGCGTGCTTGCGAGCGTCGGTCTTGAAAACAAAAAAGACAAAATGCCGCATCAGCTCTCTGGCGGCGAGCAACAGAAAGTTGTGATTGCACGCGCCTTGCTCAACGATCCAGAATTGCTGCTCGTGGATGAACCCACAGGAAACCTCGATCCACAGTCGTCAGAAGAAGTGTTGAACACGCTTGTTGAATTAAAAAAATCTGGCAAAGCCATTGTCATGGCCACACACGATATGCTCGTCATGGAAAAATATCCTTCCAGAATTCTCTGGTTCGCCGACGGAAAAGTTACGGATAATAAAGAGTAGGGTAAAGTCACGCGTCAGAGTCACGCGTCAGAGTCACGCGCGCCCAGATAATATCTTTTTATTGCGGCCGAAACCATGGAATGTCGCTTGAGGAGTCAATTTTAAGACAGCCTCCAATAAAAGTATCAGAAAATAATGCTTAAATATTCTGCTGTATAATTCATGTTGGAATTATTTTATCAGACGTATTTTCAAATGAGTTAAACTTATTTTTTAGCGTATCCGGTTTTCAGCATCCATTGGTTCAGTCCAATAAACAGCGTGGTATACACAACGCAGACTCCGGCATTAATCATCAGAAAATCCTGACTGGCACTCAACCCAACCAGCTCCCTGAACGGGTTGGGAATCATATTACCCATTACATTCATTGGCAGGAAATCGGAAATCTGATCGGGCAGATAATAGGTGACAACATTTTCGATTATTAAGCTGTAGGCAAGCAGAATGGTAATCACCAGTCCTGATTTTTTTATCCATGTGCTGAGGAAATAGGCGAAATTCAGGTACAGAAACAAGGTGACAAAATAAGCGAACGTGTATTCAAGTCCGGTGACAACACCAATGTTTCCGAAGTTTTTTCCAAAAAGGAGCGTTGTTGCAAGGTATATGAAAACAGACAACAGGCTCAGAAGCAGAATCACGAGTTCTTTCGCCCAAATGATTTCCCACTTGCTCATTCCGTCAATAATATTCTGGCGAAGGGTTCGGTAGTTGTATTCGTTTATAACAAGTGTAATAACAATAACTGCCAGAAGGATTTTGAACAGACTTGCCATGTAGGCCATATTGTGCCAGATTCCAGGGAAGCTGAACACCGACATGCCTCCCAGCAGCATTTTTCCGATAGATGAATTATCGCCGCTGTTCACATTCATTGAATTGACAATACCATCCAGTGCCAGTGCCGACAAGGCAAACAGGAACACATACAAACCAAACATGATCCAGACCGTCCGGTTGTAGAGTATTTTATTGAGTTCTATTCTGAGTAGCCGCATCATAATTAATTTGTGATTTCCAAAAACTGCATTTCAAGGTTTTTCCGTTTACTGGCGAGGTGAGTCAGTATGATTCCTTTTTCAAAAAGGAATTTATTAATGTTCTCATTTGAAATTTCAGACGAAAACGTCACAATAAATTTATCCAGTTCCTTTTTGACATCAGTAACTGTGTTCAGCTCTTTAAGCGCATTGTGCAAAGAATCCATGTTGGCAGCCTGTACCTCTACAATATAACCGCTGCCGAGTAATTCGGACACCCGGCCCTGAACAAGTAATTCACCTTTTTTAATAATTGCCACATCGGTGCAGATTTTTTCAACTTCATCCAGCATGTGGCTGGCCATAATGATGGTGAGTCCCTGGGCCGATGCATTCTGAATCAGCTCCCTGATTTCGTAGATTCCCTGCGGGTCGAGGCCATTGGTTGGTTCATCCAGAATAAGGACCTCGGGATTGCCAAGCAGCGCTGCAGCAATCGAAAGGCGTTGTTTCATCCCGAGTGAATAATATTTAAACTTGTCGTTTTTCCGGTCGAAAAGATTCACAATTTTCAAAACCCTTTCGATGTCCGAATAGGGAACTTCTTTGATGTCGGCAGAGATTCTTAGATTTTTTTCAGCAGAGAGATAGCCGTAGAAATTGGGCGTTTCGAGAATTGAGCCGATTCTTTTCCGCAATTGATACGAAGGTTCCTGACCGAACCATTTAAAGCTTCCGGAGGTTTGCGGAACGACATCGAGCAAGATGCCAAGCGTAGTGGTTTTGCCACTGCCATTGGGGCCGAGAATGCCGTAAACACAACCCTTCCGGACGTCCAGCGACAGATTGCTGACTGCATTCAGTTTCCCAAATTGCTTTGATAAACTGGTGGTGGTTAATACTGATTCCATTGGTTGACTTCAGGTGAATTTGAGTAAAACAGCAATCACTGTTTCAGGACAAAAATACAGAACATTTTACAAGTACGAAGTACAAAATTTCAAAGTATTAAAAGCAATTTTCATTGCTTTTTGTTTTGAAAAACGAATATTAAAGAGTCGAACCACGGCTAAAAAACGAATTCAATCAATTTCTTCACATTGTGTTGATTCGAAAAGCCGTTTCCAATCAGAATTTTTTTACGCTGCTCCAGGGTAGCCGCTGAAATTTCCTGCTTCCCAAGTTTAATAATCATCAATTTCATTTCGGCAGGACTATCGGCAATGTGGCACAGTTCCTCGATTCCGGTATTTTGCACCATGGGTGTATTCACCAGCAAATGCCGGCCTTCGTGCAATGCCAGTAGCAGCTTGAGTTTGATGCCGGTTGCCTGAAAA encodes the following:
- a CDS encoding phosphonate ABC transporter ATP-binding protein, translating into MDEIQEVTQPAKEVKNLVSIENAGVRHGDNVILENVSFNIGAGEFVYFLGRTGSGKSSVMKMLYADLPFEGAVGNVLGYDLTKIRTREIPHLRRKMGMVFQDFQLLTDRNVRENLLFVLQATGWKDREAMDSRIDSVLASVGLENKKDKMPHQLSGGEQQKVVIARALLNDPELLLVDEPTGNLDPQSSEEVLNTLVELKKSGKAIVMATHDMLVMEKYPSRILWFADGKVTDNKE
- a CDS encoding ABC transporter ATP-binding protein yields the protein MESVLTTTSLSKQFGKLNAVSNLSLDVRKGCVYGILGPNGSGKTTTLGILLDVVPQTSGSFKWFGQEPSYQLRKRIGSILETPNFYGYLSAEKNLRISADIKEVPYSDIERVLKIVNLFDRKNDKFKYYSLGMKQRLSIAAALLGNPEVLILDEPTNGLDPQGIYEIRELIQNASAQGLTIIMASHMLDEVEKICTDVAIIKKGELLVQGRVSELLGSGYIVEVQAANMDSLHNALKELNTVTDVKKELDKFIVTFSSEISNENINKFLFEKGIILTHLASKRKNLEMQFLEITN